A single genomic interval of Aliiroseovarius sediminilitoris harbors:
- a CDS encoding glycogen/starch/alpha-glucan phosphorylase, with the protein MKDFDASGTLASAIDFHLAHSVGKTPDSASITDWRLALSRAVRDRLITPWFDATHQTYAKDRKRVYYLSMEFLLGRILEDAVNNLGLEDEAKEALAAYDVDFVDVVGDEPDAALGNGGLGRLAACFLDSLSCLGIPAHGYGIRYAHGLFRQSFEDGRQMEMAEDWLRHQHNWEFERSECLYDIGFGGQVTENGKSAVWTPSDIVMAQAYDTPVPGWRASWTNTLRLWSAKPRQIFDLDPFNRGEYMQAAAPEVLAETISRVLYPDDSTEIGKELRLKQEFFFTSASLQDLMRRFLAHNGDLRALPSKVAIQMNDTHPAIAGPELIRQLMDVHGLGFDAAFDIAQGTLHYTNHTLLPEALEAWEVSLMGAILPRHMQLIERIDDRLARDVKASETGVNTHIVDNGKVNMGTLAFTCARKVNGVSALHTNLMKQTVFSDLHAVYPDRILNQTNGVTPRRWVHGCNPGLRNLLNDTIGTEWVRDLEQLKRIAPLADDPDFCQRFMAVKQENKRRLTDWVSDKLGVDIAPDAMFDIQIKRIHEYKRQLMNALETAALANAIRRDPGAAWTPRVKFFGGKAAPAYIDAKNIIRLINDIAKSINNDPVIGDRLKVVYPPNYNVSMAEILIPAADLSEQISTAGKEASGTGNMKFALNGAVTIGTLDGANVEIRDCVGDDNIYIFGMTADQVEGAREGYVTQNYIDQSPILSEVIDQIRTGFYSPGDPTRHWPVLEKLLRDDYFMVAADFDAYWDAQRKVDEGFADSDGWARMAVLNTAHSGWFSSDRTIQGYADDIWGVSSLLEDDK; encoded by the coding sequence ATGAAAGACTTCGATGCCTCAGGCACACTTGCCAGCGCGATCGACTTCCATCTTGCCCATAGCGTGGGCAAGACGCCGGACAGCGCATCCATCACCGATTGGCGTCTGGCCCTGTCCCGAGCCGTCCGTGACAGGCTGATCACGCCATGGTTCGATGCAACGCATCAAACCTACGCGAAGGACCGCAAGCGGGTCTACTATCTTTCGATGGAATTCCTGTTGGGCCGCATCCTTGAAGACGCGGTGAACAACCTTGGCCTTGAGGACGAAGCGAAAGAGGCGCTTGCGGCTTACGATGTGGATTTTGTCGATGTTGTGGGGGATGAACCCGACGCCGCATTGGGCAATGGCGGGCTGGGTCGGCTTGCCGCCTGTTTTCTCGACAGCCTGTCCTGCCTTGGCATCCCGGCCCACGGCTATGGCATTCGCTATGCGCATGGTCTGTTCCGGCAATCCTTCGAAGATGGCCGCCAGATGGAAATGGCCGAAGATTGGCTGCGCCACCAGCACAACTGGGAATTTGAACGCTCTGAATGTCTTTATGACATCGGGTTTGGGGGTCAGGTCACAGAGAACGGCAAAAGCGCGGTCTGGACGCCGTCCGACATCGTGATGGCACAAGCCTATGACACGCCCGTTCCGGGGTGGCGCGCAAGCTGGACCAACACGCTGCGCCTGTGGTCTGCCAAGCCCCGACAAATCTTCGATCTGGACCCGTTCAACCGTGGGGAATACATGCAGGCCGCCGCCCCCGAGGTTTTGGCCGAAACGATCTCTCGTGTGCTTTATCCCGACGACAGCACCGAGATCGGAAAGGAGCTGCGCCTGAAGCAGGAGTTTTTCTTCACCTCGGCCTCTCTGCAAGACCTGATGCGCCGCTTTCTGGCGCATAACGGCGATTTACGGGCACTGCCGTCAAAGGTCGCCATCCAGATGAACGACACTCACCCCGCGATTGCGGGGCCTGAGTTGATCCGACAGTTGATGGACGTTCACGGACTGGGCTTCGACGCGGCTTTCGACATCGCTCAGGGAACGCTGCACTATACCAACCACACGCTTTTGCCCGAAGCGCTGGAGGCATGGGAGGTGTCCTTGATGGGCGCAATCCTGCCCCGGCACATGCAACTGATCGAACGTATTGACGACCGATTGGCCCGCGATGTGAAAGCGTCCGAAACGGGCGTCAACACCCATATCGTTGATAACGGCAAGGTCAATATGGGGACACTTGCCTTCACCTGTGCGCGGAAGGTCAACGGGGTGTCGGCACTGCACACGAACTTGATGAAACAGACCGTCTTCAGCGATCTGCACGCGGTCTATCCCGACCGTATCCTGAACCAGACAAATGGTGTGACTCCGCGTCGTTGGGTGCATGGCTGCAATCCCGGCCTGCGCAATCTGTTGAACGACACCATAGGCACCGAATGGGTGCGCGATCTGGAGCAGTTGAAACGGATTGCACCCTTGGCCGACGACCCGGATTTCTGCCAGCGGTTCATGGCGGTGAAACAGGAAAACAAGCGGCGGTTGACGGACTGGGTTTCCGACAAATTGGGGGTCGACATCGCGCCAGACGCGATGTTCGACATCCAGATCAAGCGCATTCACGAATACAAGCGCCAACTGATGAACGCGCTGGAAACGGCGGCCCTTGCCAATGCGATCCGCCGCGATCCCGGCGCGGCATGGACCCCACGCGTCAAGTTCTTCGGAGGCAAGGCGGCACCCGCCTATATCGACGCCAAGAATATCATTCGGCTGATCAACGACATTGCCAAGTCGATCAACAATGACCCGGTCATCGGTGATCGGCTCAAGGTGGTCTATCCGCCCAATTACAACGTTTCCATGGCGGAAATCCTGATCCCCGCCGCAGACCTGTCCGAACAGATTTCGACCGCAGGCAAGGAAGCCTCGGGCACCGGCAACATGAAGTTTGCGCTGAACGGAGCGGTGACAATCGGCACGCTGGACGGCGCGAATGTCGAAATCCGCGATTGTGTCGGGGACGACAATATCTACATCTTCGGCATGACGGCGGATCAGGTCGAGGGCGCGCGCGAAGGATATGTCACGCAGAACTATATCGACCAAAGCCCGATCCTGAGCGAGGTGATCGACCAAATCCGCACCGGGTTCTACTCACCCGGTGATCCGACGCGCCACTGGCCCGTTCTCGAAAAGCTCTTGCGCGACGACTATTTCATGGTAGCCGCGGATTTCGACGCCTATTGGGACGCGCAGCGCAAGGTTGATGAAGGTTTCGCCGACAGCGATGGCTGGGCGCGGATGGCGGTCCTTAACACCGCGCATTCCGGCTGGTTCTCATCGGACCGCACCATTCAGGGCTATGCCGATGATATCTGGGGCGTCTCATCGCTGTTGGAGGACGACAAATGA
- a CDS encoding alpha-D-glucose phosphate-specific phosphoglucomutase codes for MVFKTVQTTPIKGQKPGTSGLRKKTAVFREPGYLENFVQCIFDGTGGAAGKTYVIGGDGRFFNTQAIGVIIRMAAANGAARLIVGQDGILSTPAASNLIRKNQTDGGIILSASHNPGGENGDFGIKFNAPNGGPAPEKITDAIFAKTLEITEYKIAEQEPEDIGRAGSFTVGDCRIDVVDPVGDYETLMQELFDFDAIGTLFAGGFRICFDAMHAVTGPYATRILEGTLGAPKGSVINAVPSPDFGGGHPDPNPVWASELVAIMNGDDAPDFGAASDGDGDRNMVMGKGTFISPSDSLALLTAYAHLAPAYSGKLAGVARSMPTSQAVDLVAVRLGIPCFETPTGWKFFGNLLDAGKATLCGEESAGTGSNHIREKDGLWAVLLWLNILARDGRDIVQLQSDHWRSFGRNYYSRHDYEEIPTEAAEALMAALRGRLADLPGTVVAGLEVSTADDFAYRDPIDQSLTEAQGVRIGFTDGSRVVMRLSGTGTQGATLRVYLERFVDRSGDHTQDVQAALAPVIAAAETLADITKHTGRSSADVIT; via the coding sequence ATGGTCTTCAAGACTGTTCAGACCACGCCCATTAAGGGGCAAAAGCCCGGAACATCCGGTTTGCGCAAGAAAACGGCTGTTTTCCGTGAGCCAGGATATCTGGAAAACTTCGTGCAGTGCATTTTTGACGGCACGGGCGGCGCGGCGGGCAAGACCTATGTCATTGGCGGTGACGGTCGGTTCTTCAACACGCAGGCAATCGGCGTGATCATCAGGATGGCCGCGGCCAACGGAGCTGCGCGTCTGATCGTCGGGCAAGACGGCATCTTGTCCACACCCGCCGCGTCAAACCTGATCCGCAAAAACCAAACCGATGGCGGGATCATCCTGTCAGCCAGCCACAATCCCGGCGGCGAGAACGGCGATTTCGGTATCAAGTTCAACGCCCCCAATGGGGGGCCAGCGCCCGAAAAGATCACCGATGCGATCTTTGCCAAGACGCTTGAGATCACGGAATACAAGATTGCCGAACAAGAGCCTGAAGATATCGGCAGGGCAGGGTCCTTCACAGTTGGCGATTGTCGGATCGACGTTGTTGATCCCGTCGGTGACTATGAAACGCTGATGCAGGAACTCTTTGATTTCGACGCAATCGGCACTCTTTTTGCGGGCGGCTTTCGCATCTGTTTCGACGCCATGCATGCGGTCACCGGCCCCTATGCCACACGCATCCTTGAAGGAACGTTGGGCGCGCCCAAAGGGTCGGTCATCAACGCTGTGCCGTCGCCGGATTTTGGCGGCGGGCATCCCGACCCGAACCCGGTTTGGGCCAGCGAGCTGGTGGCGATCATGAACGGCGATGACGCACCCGATTTCGGGGCTGCCTCGGACGGCGATGGCGACCGCAACATGGTCATGGGCAAGGGCACATTCATTTCGCCGTCCGACAGTCTTGCCTTGCTGACAGCTTATGCGCATCTGGCCCCCGCTTATTCGGGCAAACTTGCGGGTGTGGCACGCTCCATGCCCACAAGTCAGGCGGTCGATCTGGTTGCCGTGCGTCTTGGCATCCCTTGCTTTGAAACGCCGACCGGATGGAAGTTTTTCGGCAATCTTCTGGACGCGGGCAAAGCCACGCTGTGCGGAGAAGAAAGTGCCGGCACCGGATCAAACCATATTCGAGAGAAAGATGGGCTTTGGGCGGTGCTTCTATGGCTGAATATTCTGGCGCGTGACGGGCGCGATATTGTCCAATTGCAAAGTGACCATTGGCGCAGCTTTGGGCGCAACTACTACTCGCGCCACGATTACGAAGAAATCCCGACGGAAGCTGCCGAGGCGCTGATGGCGGCGCTGCGCGGACGTCTGGCGGACCTGCCCGGCACGGTGGTCGCGGGATTGGAAGTGAGCACCGCCGATGACTTCGCCTACCGTGATCCGATTGATCAAAGCCTGACCGAGGCACAGGGCGTGCGCATCGGTTTCACCGATGGTTCTCGCGTCGTGATGCGCCTTTCCGGCACTGGAACCCAAGGGGCCACGCTTCGCGTCTATCTGGAACGCTTCGTCGACCGCAGCGGGGATCATACGCAGGACGTGCAGGCGGCCCTTGCCCCTGTGATCGCAGCGGCGGAAACCCTTGCAGACATAACCAAACACACTGGCCGAAGCAGCGCAGACGTCATCACATGA
- a CDS encoding MerR family transcriptional regulator: protein MDNRGVKALRRVDLARATGCNLETIRYYERVGIMPDPPRTANGYRSYDDAHVKRLKFVIRSRDLGFSLEEIRGLLGLVDDQSQTCGEVQTVAKAHLEDVKAKIADLVRIERVLSETVARCTGDDAPECAVIDALLDP from the coding sequence ATGGATAACAGAGGCGTGAAAGCCCTGCGGCGGGTCGATCTGGCGCGTGCCACGGGCTGTAATCTTGAAACCATCCGCTATTACGAGAGGGTCGGCATCATGCCAGACCCGCCCCGCACTGCAAACGGGTATCGCAGCTATGATGATGCCCATGTCAAACGGTTGAAATTTGTCATACGGTCCCGTGACCTCGGTTTTTCACTGGAAGAGATCCGGGGATTGCTTGGATTGGTCGATGACCAAAGTCAGACCTGCGGCGAAGTCCAGACCGTCGCCAAGGCGCACCTTGAAGATGTGAAGGCAAAAATTGCCGATCTCGTGCGAATTGAACGTGTCCTGTCTGAAACTGTCGCCCGATGCACGGGGGATGACGCCCCGGAATGTGCGGTTATCGATGCACTTCTGGACCCATAG
- a CDS encoding cation:proton antiporter — protein sequence MTQEPHAMEQALFLITLGLIFLGSLLADKVGHLTRLPRVTMFLLLGLLVGPSGLNLLPTSVTELFEPISVVALTMVAFLLGGELTRKNLSRHGRAISSISLSIVVGTTVIVWGGLTMLGLDPGLALLLGAIATATDPAAISDVIRQSGLRNGFTETLSGIVAIDDVWGLLVFSLCLALIDQSGSWAAPLLGAGRDIGGGILLGIGVGIPSAFLTGRLKQGEPLQTEAIGVVLLTAGVAIWLEVSFLVAGMTAGAMIANFARHHDHAFHEIEYIEWPFMLLFFLFAGASLELGALWALGWISLAYVGLRIAARLASGAIGARIGGVPRAQLHIYGPALLPQAGVAVGMALVAAESFPDWAAAIMTLTISATVFFEIVGPLATLVALRHVERAEQDR from the coding sequence TTGACACAGGAACCGCACGCGATGGAACAGGCGCTATTTCTTATTACGCTTGGCCTGATCTTTCTTGGCAGCTTGCTGGCAGATAAGGTTGGCCACCTCACACGGTTGCCGCGTGTTACGATGTTTTTGCTTCTCGGTCTTCTTGTCGGTCCGTCCGGTCTGAACTTGCTGCCCACCTCTGTCACCGAGTTGTTCGAACCGATTTCTGTCGTCGCCTTGACGATGGTTGCGTTCCTGCTTGGCGGGGAATTGACACGCAAAAACTTGTCGCGTCATGGTCGTGCCATTTCCTCGATTTCTCTTAGTATCGTGGTCGGCACGACTGTCATCGTCTGGGGCGGCCTCACGATGCTGGGCCTCGACCCCGGCCTGGCGCTTCTGCTCGGCGCGATTGCCACGGCGACGGATCCGGCAGCAATTTCGGATGTCATCCGCCAGTCGGGCCTGCGCAACGGGTTTACTGAAACCCTCAGCGGCATCGTCGCTATCGACGATGTCTGGGGGCTGCTGGTGTTCAGCCTTTGCCTTGCACTCATAGACCAGTCCGGCAGTTGGGCTGCGCCACTGTTGGGGGCTGGTCGCGACATCGGAGGCGGCATCTTGCTTGGTATCGGTGTCGGCATCCCCTCCGCGTTCCTGACCGGACGCCTGAAACAGGGCGAACCGCTTCAGACCGAGGCGATTGGCGTCGTTCTTCTGACGGCGGGCGTTGCGATCTGGCTGGAAGTCTCGTTCCTTGTGGCTGGGATGACTGCCGGCGCGATGATCGCCAATTTCGCGCGCCATCACGATCATGCCTTTCACGAGATCGAATATATAGAATGGCCCTTCATGCTGCTTTTCTTCCTGTTTGCCGGGGCGTCGCTTGAATTGGGTGCACTTTGGGCGCTTGGCTGGATCAGCCTGGCCTATGTCGGTCTTCGTATCGCCGCCCGGCTTGCAAGTGGTGCAATCGGTGCCCGTATTGGCGGCGTGCCACGCGCGCAGCTGCATATCTATGGGCCGGCGCTGTTGCCGCAGGCAGGGGTCGCCGTCGGAATGGCGCTGGTGGCTGCTGAATCGTTTCCCGATTGGGCGGCGGCAATCATGACGCTGACCATTTCGGCCACTGTCTTTTTTGAAATCGTCGGTCCTCTTGCTACGCTTGTGGCGCTACGCCACGTCGAACGCGCGGAACAAGACCGGTGA
- the glgB gene encoding 1,4-alpha-glucan branching protein GlgB, with amino-acid sequence MNTATYTPTFDASTAEALLTGTMSDPFSVLGPHKNGRRWSVTALLPGAQSVDVLDGKTGKPEATLERLDGRGLFSGFVRKGVATGSYRLRARSGEAEWEQDDAYRFGPVLGELDEYLIAEGAHLQLWDRMGAHPMTHQGTAGVHFAVWAPAASRVSVVGEFNQWDGRRHVMRARGSTGIWEIFVPDLGEGTVYKYEIRDGAGTIQPLKADPVGFGAEHPPATASVVRDLNGYAWSDEEWMTTRADRNRHDKPVSIYEVHLGSWRRKVEDGDRPLSYLEFASELVDYVRDMGFTHIELMPISEFPFDGSWGYQPIGLFAPTIRFGTPDEFRAFVNAAHVAGLGVLLDWVPGHFPTDAHGLGNFDGTALYEHADPREGFHQDWNTLIYNYGRREVQNFLCANALYWIKEFHIDGLRVDAVASMLYRDYSRKDGEWIPNQHGGRENLEAIAFLQRTNQLVYDADAGVLMAAEESTSFPGVSKPVDQGGLGFGFKWNMGWMNDTLDYMGRDPIHRSHHHHQMTFGLTYAFSENFILPISHDEVVHGKGSMLSKMPGDGFDKFAGLRAYYGFMWGHPGKKLLFMGQEFAQGAEWNHERSLDWHLLDHDWHCGVQAWVKALNTFYRETPTLYATDSDPSGFYWLEVDQSDLSVYAWVRQGEDGEDPVIVVCNMTPAPREGYRLGVPNTGRWQVVLNSNDTPFGGSGHGPISCDSEDIAWSGQTQSIGFDLPGNTALFFRLGDLDAD; translated from the coding sequence ATGAACACCGCGACCTACACACCGACCTTTGATGCCAGCACTGCGGAAGCGTTGCTGACAGGCACGATGTCCGACCCGTTCTCGGTCCTTGGACCACACAAGAATGGCCGTCGCTGGAGCGTCACGGCGCTTTTGCCCGGCGCGCAGAGCGTCGATGTGTTGGACGGCAAGACAGGCAAACCCGAGGCCACGCTGGAACGGCTGGACGGGCGCGGATTGTTTTCCGGTTTTGTCCGTAAAGGCGTTGCGACCGGTAGCTATCGTTTGCGCGCCCGCAGTGGGGAAGCCGAGTGGGAACAAGACGACGCCTATCGTTTTGGCCCCGTTCTGGGCGAGCTGGACGAATACCTGATCGCGGAAGGTGCGCATTTGCAGCTTTGGGACCGTATGGGTGCGCATCCGATGACCCATCAAGGAACCGCTGGTGTGCATTTTGCAGTCTGGGCACCTGCCGCGAGCCGCGTTTCTGTCGTTGGCGAGTTCAACCAATGGGATGGTCGGCGGCACGTGATGCGCGCGCGCGGATCGACCGGCATTTGGGAAATCTTTGTTCCGGATCTGGGTGAAGGCACGGTCTATAAATATGAAATTCGCGACGGGGCAGGGACCATTCAGCCGCTGAAAGCGGACCCTGTTGGGTTTGGTGCAGAACATCCGCCGGCAACAGCCTCGGTCGTGCGGGACCTTAATGGTTACGCATGGAGCGACGAAGAATGGATGACCACGCGCGCTGACCGCAATCGCCACGACAAACCGGTGTCGATTTACGAGGTGCATCTTGGTTCGTGGCGTCGCAAGGTTGAAGACGGTGATCGCCCGCTCAGCTATCTCGAATTCGCCTCGGAACTGGTCGATTATGTGCGCGACATGGGTTTCACCCATATCGAGCTTATGCCGATCTCGGAATTTCCCTTCGATGGCTCTTGGGGATACCAGCCCATCGGGCTTTTCGCCCCGACAATCCGTTTTGGCACACCCGATGAGTTCCGCGCATTCGTCAACGCCGCTCACGTTGCGGGACTTGGCGTGCTGCTGGACTGGGTGCCGGGTCACTTCCCGACGGACGCGCATGGTCTGGGCAATTTCGACGGCACCGCGCTCTACGAACACGCCGACCCGCGCGAAGGTTTCCATCAGGACTGGAACACTCTGATTTACAACTATGGCCGCCGCGAGGTTCAAAACTTCCTCTGCGCCAACGCGCTCTATTGGATCAAGGAATTCCACATCGACGGTTTGCGCGTCGATGCCGTTGCCTCCATGCTCTACCGCGATTATTCGCGCAAAGACGGCGAGTGGATCCCCAACCAACATGGCGGGCGCGAGAACCTTGAGGCGATCGCCTTCCTGCAACGCACGAACCAATTGGTTTATGACGCGGATGCCGGGGTGCTGATGGCTGCCGAAGAAAGCACATCCTTCCCCGGTGTCAGCAAACCTGTCGATCAGGGCGGGCTTGGTTTTGGGTTCAAGTGGAACATGGGTTGGATGAACGACACGCTGGATTACATGGGCCGTGACCCGATCCATCGTTCACATCACCATCACCAGATGACCTTTGGCCTGACCTACGCGTTCTCGGAAAACTTCATCCTGCCGATCAGCCATGACGAGGTGGTCCACGGCAAGGGGTCGATGCTGAGCAAGATGCCGGGCGACGGTTTTGACAAGTTCGCCGGTTTGCGCGCCTATTATGGGTTCATGTGGGGACACCCGGGCAAGAAGCTTCTGTTCATGGGACAGGAGTTCGCCCAAGGCGCAGAATGGAACCACGAGCGGTCGCTTGACTGGCATCTGCTGGATCACGACTGGCATTGCGGTGTGCAAGCCTGGGTCAAGGCGCTGAACACTTTCTATCGAGAGACGCCCACGCTCTATGCCACCGATAGTGATCCGTCAGGGTTTTACTGGCTGGAAGTCGATCAGTCGGATCTGTCCGTCTATGCTTGGGTGCGCCAAGGTGAAGACGGGGAAGATCCGGTTATCGTGGTTTGCAACATGACCCCTGCGCCCCGCGAAGGCTACCGTCTGGGCGTTCCCAATACTGGGCGATGGCAAGTTGTCCTCAACAGCAACGACACCCCGTTTGGCGGTTCAGGACATGGGCCGATTTCTTGCGACAGCGAAGACATCGCGTGGAGTGGACAGACCCAATCCATCGGTTTTGATTTGCCCGGCAACACGGCGCTTTTCTTTCGTCTGGGCGACCTGGATGCTGACTGA